Proteins co-encoded in one Drosophila biarmipes strain raj3 unplaced genomic scaffold, RU_DBia_V1.1 ptg000017l, whole genome shotgun sequence genomic window:
- the LOC127012045 gene encoding uncharacterized protein LOC127012045, translating to MELNNASIEQLKRWLSVLKLSTTGTKKELILRLNKVPKEVRGKVDEMAKQKGDEDGDKSKGIDSSDENFEDGGGIFQKEGGGRSNGKDGDKSNGKDGGIHSYDEEDGEKSKGEDGGIGNYSEEDGETNGEDDEASDEVAGSILRIRGKRSNGKGSEQNEDGGRNDNYAEGDMHNQAGDQSRNARSSERKAVVENFTESIDVSLGMATQVLSEFSGESCARKWTTQLQNIATIYGIKGKFVKMLMLSKIKGKAYEWLHADADRVLLPLDDLMAELISTFRGKSSKLEIRRKFEGRKWKNSESFGSYVDDKIMLAQGINIDADEMLSCIIEGIPNQGLRNQAHIQCFVDVGHIKRAFADVSLPKLYGVGRPTTSTDPKDSKETRCFNCNAKGHWAYECRKSKREKGSCYACGEMGHFVARCLKNKNKNEGENKYNAS from the exons atggaattaaaTAACGCTTCGATCGAACAATTAAAAAGGTGGTTGAGTGTGTTGAAGCTATCAACAACTGGAACGAAAAAGGAATTGATCTTACGGTTAAATAAAGTACCAAAGGAAGTTCGTGGAAAAGTTGATGAAATGGCGAAACAAAAAGGAGATGAAGACGGCGATAAAAGTAAGGGTATTGACAGCAGCGACGAAAATTTCGAAGACGGCGGCGGAATTTTCCAGAAAGAAGGCGGCGGCAGAAGTAATGGCAAAGACGGAGACAAAAGTAATGGCAAAGACGGCGGCATTCACAGCTACGACGAAGAAGACGGCGAAAAAAGTAAAGGCGAAGACGGCGGCATTGGGAATTACAGCGAAGAAGACGGCGAAACTAACGGCGAAGATGATGAAGCGAGTGACGAAGTGGCTGGCAGCATTCTCAGAATTAGAGGCAAACGGAGCAACGGAAAAGGCAGCGAACAAAACGAAGACGGTGGAAGGAACGACAATTACGCAGAAGGCGACATGCACAACCAGGCTGGAGACCAGTCTAGAAACGCAAGAAGCAGCGAACGTAAAGCGGTGGTGGAAAATTTTACCGAGAGCATCGACGTCTCGTTGGGCATGGCAACACAGGTGTTGAGTGAGTTTTCTGGCGAGTCGTGTGCCCGCAAATGGACGACTCAATTGCAAAATATCGCGACCATTTACggaataaaaggaaaatttgtaAAGATGCTAATGTTGAGCAAAATAAAGGGAAAAGCTTATGAGTGGCTGCACGCAGATGCAGACCGCGTGTTGCTACCGTTGGATGACCTAATGGCAGAGCTGATCTCAACGTTTAGGGGTAAATCATCGAAGTTGGAGATACGACGCAAATTCGAAGGGCGCAAATGGAAAAATAGCGAAAGTTTCGGGAGTTATGTCGACGATAAGATAATGCTTGCTCAGGGCATAAATATTGATGCAGATGAAATGTTGAGCTGCATCATCGAAGGTATACCCAATCAAGGGCTACGCAACCAGGCGCATATTCAATGCTTTGTGGATGTTGGGCACATAAAGAGGGCGTTTGCGGATGTAAGCTTGCCAAAGCTATATGGAGTTGGCAGGCCGACGACATCAACGGATCCCAAGGACAGCAAGGAGACTCGTTGTTTCAATTGCAATGCCAAAGGGCATTGGGCGTATGAGTGCAGGAAGTCGAAACGGGAGAAAGGATCATGCTATGCGTGCGGAGAGATGGGACACTTTGTTGCGAGAtgcttgaaaaacaaaaacaagaacgagggcgaaaacaaatat AATGCCTCATAG